A single region of the Tursiops truncatus isolate mTurTru1 chromosome 18, mTurTru1.mat.Y, whole genome shotgun sequence genome encodes:
- the AKAP11 gene encoding A-kinase anchor protein 11 isoform X2 — protein sequence MATFQTFRNSHMKTRASVRKSFSEDVFQSVKSLLQSEKELCSVSAEDCLKQDEHASLTEVTFLGFNEETDAAHIQDSAAVSLELPDLLNSLHFCSLNENEIICMKDINKSSDINTGPLNQSHHPGMLCVMRVSSTLPRLRIDFLFNLLSKYAMGIRYTLDTCLHQKCQLEATDEDDDDTNQSVSSIEDDFVTAFEHLEDEEASKPYNDGINITALRSQCDAASQTISGHRLETRDFRVLVGSGWQKSLAKPSASLISILGHKELPSVKASVTTSISEPWVQRSFYRSSAASDKDSDADVQKQLFSSSPAYSSESECSSPSPVIFLDEEGYQKSLKAKLELPKIPVMKDDIEDSDSEVSEFFDSFDQFDELEQTLESACPFLKDPAIGKLSHKKGHKHEKLCSVTTTMNPQKFKFDRPALPANVKKPTPRKPESPYSHLCDAPDSPRPVKASGEDSGLFSPIRSSAFSPLGGCTPAECFCQTDIGEDRIHENHDSVYYTYEDYADSLSCDVLGSVLYTQHTNATSNINSIKKGENKMVALKCGSLDQKSKSKNKSSVIKDSIQKFAADLVEKSFGSAFKDLQKGVFSCTNALCQLAMKLTSSVFQMAFNELRRQRAFSLKERAISGLANFLVSEAFANALKDLQYVKKQIFTNTVARFAADLAEELVFEGIMEVCQFSYPPTPASPQRRSFDYEDKVVKSYAKDLSESVIQEAFIELSQVDVTFTTKAAVSVSTDNIKYVSAENVVPPTQTSTFSPTFNGQTIMVTKPIQEYKKEYTVQQALFCTSGVVTSIPVPLAGGALLPYHISSNMYQAKSHPSSDDSSLNGGSTQAGVGTKNKEEEVACLRNICLPSEHHPGNQNDVKPTNDDIEMESSSKVTSDPVIISNFSVAVVHAIVNETLDSVASFKVTKTVDKHKDCLTKTVKGKTPPFHCDQATLQQSEASKKDMFADRLSKSVVKHSIDKSKSVIPNADKNGLHKEDLPVPGDESRLTSENFPKFLDAQDHLTHCSLSERKDCVLECKGYMAHGFSLETLPPCPTAAGQKPDLKETAKDRSVKKHSLNDTALEPLPLGQENPFAHSHSFSSPVLTCADGLHVEDKQKIRDGNVIPDTPPSTPLVPSQAASEWDIKKLTKKLKGELAKEFAPATPPSTPHNSSVGSLSENEQNTIEKEEFMLKLMRSLSEEVESSEDEEQPEVDVKSEPSGKKVQFADALAIHIISLATELAASHLDNKIIQEPKVKSPCLNVQSQRSVSPTFLNCLDENLQTLCNFAGDMAAEVITEAERIAKVRSCMLFRQKRNSYVDSDQDYRSEEKTDIEAVAHPGEVDSFILSLPPSSCLSGLTYKYPSCESVTDEYAGHVIQILKQEGGDSELIMDQYANRLAYRSVKSGLQEASKTATMKCNSKMFPVQSSQVKTNDELLLFLSKEHQQGVDKKRQSKISGGYLHKNPTCEWTRDTCRNECLELYSFSASLAHNITRDVKRELTASAVGLPKSLTDSCLYEKNGCDEDAESHFEPEFPASLQPSSQNHRFSHSTGSLSGRGYGETVVPAVEQYASKVVDDALELSSGSAVFHVSETTKAADRVTYAEKLSPLVSQTCRYCDGKELHDCTGNSCPHFPRPDSLAGSKPVSNSKFSNVYQKSRVFRLDVPQIHIDLDKKTVLAEKIVAEAIEKAERELSSTSLAAESGIGQDGVIFAESLTTEIMTSAMRNVGQAVSSPKEIEDFRSTESFGSQQMNLSIGDDSTGSWSNLSFEDEHQDESSSFHHLSESDGPDDKDEEHEDDVEGSEQDGNTLLITNVDTEPCTVDPQLRIILQWLVASEAEVAELYFHDSAKKEFIQLSRRLQEKGWKVGDLLQAVLKYYEAVEKMSNDERSESLFDWLLENA from the exons ATGGCGACCTTCCAGACTTTCAGAAACAGTCACATGAAAACTAGAGCATCTGTCAGAAAA aGCTTCAGTGAAGATGTGTTCCAGTCCGTAAAGTCTTTATTGCAGAGTGAGAAGGAGCTATGCAGTGTATCAGCAGAGGACTGTTTAAAGCAGGATGAACATGCCAGTTTGACTGAG GTCACATTTCTAGGTTTTAATGAAGAAACAGATGCTGCTCATATACAG GATTCGGCTGCAGTTTCTTTGGAACTCCCAGATCTTCTGAATTCACTGCACTTCTGCAgtctaaatgaaaatgaaattatttgtatgAAGGATATAAATAAATCATCAGATATAAACACTGGTCCTCTAAACCAG AGTCATCATCCTGGAATGCTTTGTGTCATGAGAGTGTCATCTACATTACCAAGACTCAGaattgattttctctttaatctccTAAGTAAATATGCTATGGGTATAAGGTACACCCTGGACACATGTTTGCATCAGAAGTGCCAGCTTGAGGCcactgatgaagatgatgatgatactaACCAGTCAGTATCTTCCATCGAAGATGACTTTGTCACTGCCTTTGAGCACTTAGAGGATGAAGAGGCTTCAAAGCCATATAATGATG GAATAAACATTACTGCACTAAGGAGCCAGTGTGATGCTGCTTCACAGACTATTTCTGGTCACCGTTTAGAAACCCGTGATTTCAGGGTTCTGGTTGGCTCTGGGTGGCAGAAGTCATTGGCTAAACCTTCTGCTTCTTTAATAAGTATTCTGGGACATAAAGAACTGCCTTCTGTGAAAGCTTCAGTCACGACATCAATTTCTGAGCCTTGGGTCCAAAGGAGTTTCTATAGGTCCTCTGCTGCTTCAGATAAAGATAGCGATGCTGATGTGCAGAAACAGttgttctcttcttctcctgcctACTCGTCTGAATCTGAATGCTCAAGTCCAAGTCCTGTTATTTTCTTGGATGAAGAGGGAtatcaaaaaagtttaaaagcaaaacttgagtTACCTAAAATTCCTGTGATGAAGGATGATATTGAGGATTCAGACTCAGAAGTAAGTGAGTTTTTCGATAGTTTTGATCAGTTTGATGAACTAGAACAAACTTTGGAGTCTGCTTGTCCATTTCTAAAAGATCCTGCCATAGGGAAGCTGTCACACAAGAAAGGGCACAAACATGAAAAATTGTGTTCTGTAACCACTACTATGAATCCTCAGAAATTCAAGTTTGATCGTCCAGCTCTCCCAGCTAATGTTAAGAAGCCAACTCCTCGTAAACCAGAATCCCCTTACAGTCACCTGTGTGATGCTCCAGATTCTCCCCGCCCAGTGAAGGCATCAGGGGAAGACAGTGGTTTGTTTAGCCCTATTCGATCCTCTGCTTTCAGTCCTCTTGGAGGCTGTACCCCTGCTGAATGTTTTTGCCAAACAGATATTGGTGAAGATAGGATTCATGAAAATCATGATTCTGTTTATTATACCTATGAAGATTATGCAGATAGCCTTTCATGTGACGTACTGGGCTCGGTTCTTTATACCCAACATACAAATGCAACATCCAACATTAATAGtattaaaaagggagaaaataaaatggtagcTCTTAAGTGTGGAAGCCTTGATCAAAAaagtaaatctaaaaataaatcctCAGTGATTAAGGATAGCATTCAGAAGTTTGCAGCAGATCTTGTGGAGAAAAGTTTTGGCAGTGCATTTAAAGACTTACAGAAAGGAGTCTTTTCATGTACCAATGCTTTGTGCCAATTAGCCATGAAATTGACATCATCCGTTTTTCAGATGGCATTTAATGAACTGAGAAGGCAGCGTGCGTTTTCGTTGAAAGAACGTGCCATTAGTGGTCTGGCTAACTTTTTGGTGAGTGAAGCTTTTGCAAATGCTCTAAAAGATTTACAGTATGTAAAGAAGCAGATCTTCACAAACACTGTTGCTAGGTTTGCTGCAGATCTTGCTGAAGAACTTGTTTTTGAAGGCATCATGGAAGTGTGTCAGTTTTCGTATCCTCCAACACCTGCATCTCCACAGCGTCGGTCATTTGACTATGAAGACAAAGTAGTGAAGTCCTATGCAAAAGATTTGTCTGAATCTGTAATACAGGAAGCGTTCATTGAGCTGTCTCAGGTTGACGTGACCTTCACAACAAAGGCAGCAGTCAGTGTTTCCACAGATAACATTAAGTATGTGAGTGCAGAAAATGTAGTGCCACCGACACAGACTTCTACATTTTCCCCTACTTTTAATGGTCAAACAATTATGGTGACAAAACCAATACaggaatataaaaaggaatacaCAGTACAACAGGCCTTGTTTTGTACTTCTGGAGTTGTTACTTCTATACCAGTGCCCTTGGCAGGAGGTGCCCTTCTCCCATATCATATTTCATCTAATATGTATCAGGCAAAGTCTCATCCATCATCTGATGATAGTAGTTTGAATGGTGGTTCTACCCAAGCAGGGGTTggcacaaaaaacaaagaagaggagGTAGCTTGTCTCAGGAATATTTGTTTACCTTCAGAACACCATCCGGGTAACCAGAATGATGTTAAACCAACGAATGATGATATTGAAATGGAAAGCTCTTCAAAAGTAACAAGTGATCCTGTGATTATTAGCAATTTTTCTGTGGCAGTGGTGCATGCAATAGTAAATGAAACTTTAGATTCAGTGGCGTCATTCAAAGTTACAAAAACAGTGGATAAACACAAAGATTGTTTAACTAAAACAGTAAAGGGAAAAACCCCTCCTTTTCACTGTGATCAAGCAACACTGCAACAGAGTGAGGCTAGCAAGAAGGACATGTTTGCTGACCGATTATCTAAATCTGTTGTTAAACATTCCATAGACAAAAGCAAATCAGTGATCCCAAATGCAGATAAAAATGGACTCCACAAGGAAGACTTGCCTGTTCCTGGAGATGAGTCACGGTTGACCTCGGAAAATTTCCCCAAGTTTCTTGACGCTCAAGATCATTTAACTCACTGTTCACTTTCAGAAAGAAAGGATTGTGTTCTGGAATGTAAAGGTTATATGGCTCATGGATTTTCTTTAGAGACACTACCACCTTGTCCAACTGCAGCAGGTCAGAAACCTGATTTGAAGGAAACTGCTAAGGACAGATCCGTGAAAAAGCATAGTTTGAATGATACAGCACTTGAGCCCTTGCCTTTGGGGCAGGAGAACCCTTTTGCCCATTCACATAGTTTCTCATCCCCAGTGCTCACATGTGCAGATGGTTTGCACGTGgaagataaacagaaaatcagaGACGGGAATGTGATACCTGATACTCCTCCATCAACTCCTCTAGTCCCATCCCAGGCTGCTTCTGAATGGGATATCAAGAAGTTAACCAAAAAGCTCAAGGGGGAATTAGCAAAAGAATTTGCACCTGCCACACCACCTTCTACACCTCACAACTCGTCTGTTGGCAGTTTGtctgaaaatgaacaaaatactatagaaaaAGAAGAGTTCATGTTGAAACTCATGCGATCTCTCTCAGAAGAAGTTGAAAGTAGTGAAGATGAAGAGCAGCCAGAAGTGGACGTGAAGTCAGAGCCCTCAGGGAAGAAAGTGCAGTTTGCAGATGCGTTAGCAATACACATCATTTCTCTTGCAACCGAGCTGGCAGCTTCCCACttggataataaaataattcaagaacCCAAGGTTAAAAGCCCTTGCTTAAATGTGCAAAGTCAAAGAAGCGTATCACCtacttttttaaattgcttaGATGAAAACTTACAAACATTATGCAATTTTGCAGGTGATATGGCAGCGGAAGTCATTACAGAAGCTGAGAGAATAGCAAAAGTTAGAAGTTGTATGCTTTTCAGGCAGAAGAGGAACAGTTATGTTGATAGTGACCAAGATTATAGATCAGAAGAGAAGACGGATATAGAGGCTGTAGCACACCCAGGAGAAGTAGATTCGTTTATTCTTTCATTACCACCAAGTTCTTGTCTGTCAGGTCTGACATACAAGTATCCCAGCTGCGAAAGTGTGACAGATGAGTACGCAGGTCACGTTATCCAAATACTAAAACAGGAAGGTGGTGATAGTGAGTTAATAATGGACCAGtatgccaatagacttgcttatCGGTCTGTTAAGTCAGGATTACAAGAAGCATCTAAGACAGCCACAATGAAGTGCAACTCAAAAATGTTCCCTGTGCAGAGCTCACAGGTGAAAACCAATGATGAACTGTTACTCTTCTTAAGTAAAGAACACCAGCAAGGAGTagataaaaaaagacaaagtaaaataagtGGAGGTTACCTGCATAAAAACCCGACTTGTGAATGGACACGGGATACGTGCAGAAATGAGTGCTTGGAACTGTATAGTTTTTCCGCCTCTCTCGCTCACAACATTACAAGAGATGTTAAAAGAGAGCTGACGGCATCTGCAGTTGGCTTGCCAAAATCCTTAACAGATTCTTGcctttatgaaaaaaatggaTGCGACGAAGATGCCGAGTCTCACTTCGAGCCAGAATTTCCCGCGTCTCTTCAGCCTTCCTCACAAAATCACAGATTTTCCCACAGCACCGGCAGCTTGAGTGGGCGTGGTTACGGAGAGACTGTTGTTCCAGCTGTAGAACAGTACGCTAGCAAAGTAGTGGATGACGCTttagagctgagttcaggatctGCAGTCTTCCACGTGTCTGAGACCACAAAAGCGGCCGATAGGGTCACTTATGCAGAAAAGTTGTCGCCTCTGGTAAGTCAGACTTGCAGGTATTGTGACGGGAAAGAGCTCCATGACTGCACTGGAAATTCATGTCCACACTTTCCCAGACCAGATTCACTTGCTGGTAGTAAGCCAGTTTCTAATTCAAAATTTAGCAACGTCTACCAGAAATCTAGGGTTTTTCGTCTCGATGTCCCTCAAATTCACATTGATCTTGATAAGAAGACAGTGCTTGCTGAGAAGATAGTTGCAGAAGCGattgaaaaggcagagagagagctgAGCAGTACCAGTTTGGCAGCTGAGAGTGGGATCGGACAGGACGGTGTCATCTTTGCTGAAAGCCTCACTACTGAGATAATGACGTCGGCGATGAGGAATGTTGGTCAGGCCGTTAGCAG tccaaaagaaatagaagactttCGGTCAACTGAGTCTTTTGGTAGCCAGCAGATGAATCTCAGTATTGGTGATGACAGCACTGGTAGCTGGTCCAATTTAAGTTTTGAAGATGAACACCAGGATGAAAGCAGTAGTTTTCATCATCTAAGTGAAAG
- the AKAP11 gene encoding A-kinase anchor protein 11 isoform X1, translated as MATFQTFRNSHMKTRASVRKSFSEDVFQSVKSLLQSEKELCSVSAEDCLKQDEHASLTEVTFLGFNEETDAAHIQDSAAVSLELPDLLNSLHFCSLNENEIICMKDINKSSDINTGPLNQSHHPGMLCVMRVSSTLPRLRIDFLFNLLSKYAMGIRYTLDTCLHQKCQLEATDEDDDDTNQSVSSIEDDFVTAFEHLEDEEASKPYNDGINITALRSQCDAASQTISGHRLETRDFRVLVGSGWQKSLAKPSASLISILGHKELPSVKASVTTSISEPWVQRSFYRSSAASDKDSDADVQKQLFSSSPAYSSESECSSPSPVIFLDEEGYQKSLKAKLELPKIPVMKDDIEDSDSEVSEFFDSFDQFDELEQTLESACPFLKDPAIGKLSHKKGHKHEKLCSVTTTMNPQKFKFDRPALPANVKKPTPRKPESPYSHLCDAPDSPRPVKASGEDSGLFSPIRSSAFSPLGGCTPAECFCQTDIGEDRIHENHDSVYYTYEDYADSLSCDVLGSVLYTQHTNATSNINSIKKGENKMVALKCGSLDQKSKSKNKSSVIKDSIQKFAADLVEKSFGSAFKDLQKGVFSCTNALCQLAMKLTSSVFQMAFNELRRQRAFSLKERAISGLANFLVSEAFANALKDLQYVKKQIFTNTVARFAADLAEELVFEGIMEVCQFSYPPTPASPQRRSFDYEDKVVKSYAKDLSESVIQEAFIELSQVDVTFTTKAAVSVSTDNIKYVSAENVVPPTQTSTFSPTFNGQTIMVTKPIQEYKKEYTVQQALFCTSGVVTSIPVPLAGGALLPYHISSNMYQAKSHPSSDDSSLNGGSTQAGVGTKNKEEEVACLRNICLPSEHHPGNQNDVKPTNDDIEMESSSKVTSDPVIISNFSVAVVHAIVNETLDSVASFKVTKTVDKHKDCLTKTVKGKTPPFHCDQATLQQSEASKKDMFADRLSKSVVKHSIDKSKSVIPNADKNGLHKEDLPVPGDESRLTSENFPKFLDAQDHLTHCSLSERKDCVLECKGYMAHGFSLETLPPCPTAAGQKPDLKETAKDRSVKKHSLNDTALEPLPLGQENPFAHSHSFSSPVLTCADGLHVEDKQKIRDGNVIPDTPPSTPLVPSQAASEWDIKKLTKKLKGELAKEFAPATPPSTPHNSSVGSLSENEQNTIEKEEFMLKLMRSLSEEVESSEDEEQPEVDVKSEPSGKKVQFADALAIHIISLATELAASHLDNKIIQEPKVKSPCLNVQSQRSVSPTFLNCLDENLQTLCNFAGDMAAEVITEAERIAKVRSCMLFRQKRNSYVDSDQDYRSEEKTDIEAVAHPGEVDSFILSLPPSSCLSGLTYKYPSCESVTDEYAGHVIQILKQEGGDSELIMDQYANRLAYRSVKSGLQEASKTATMKCNSKMFPVQSSQVKTNDELLLFLSKEHQQGVDKKRQSKISGGYLHKNPTCEWTRDTCRNECLELYSFSASLAHNITRDVKRELTASAVGLPKSLTDSCLYEKNGCDEDAESHFEPEFPASLQPSSQNHRFSHSTGSLSGRGYGETVVPAVEQYASKVVDDALELSSGSAVFHVSETTKAADRVTYAEKLSPLVSQTCRYCDGKELHDCTGNSCPHFPRPDSLAGSKPVSNSKFSNVYQKSRVFRLDVPQIHIDLDKKTVLAEKIVAEAIEKAERELSSTSLAAESGIGQDGVIFAESLTTEIMTSAMRNVGQAVSSPKEIEDFRSTESFGSQQMNLSIGDDSTGSWSNLSFEDEHQDESSSFHHLSESNGNSSSWSSLALEGDLYEDNLSFPTSDSDGPDDKDEEHEDDVEGSEQDGNTLLITNVDTEPCTVDPQLRIILQWLVASEAEVAELYFHDSAKKEFIQLSRRLQEKGWKVGDLLQAVLKYYEAVEKMSNDERSESLFDWLLENA; from the exons ATGGCGACCTTCCAGACTTTCAGAAACAGTCACATGAAAACTAGAGCATCTGTCAGAAAA aGCTTCAGTGAAGATGTGTTCCAGTCCGTAAAGTCTTTATTGCAGAGTGAGAAGGAGCTATGCAGTGTATCAGCAGAGGACTGTTTAAAGCAGGATGAACATGCCAGTTTGACTGAG GTCACATTTCTAGGTTTTAATGAAGAAACAGATGCTGCTCATATACAG GATTCGGCTGCAGTTTCTTTGGAACTCCCAGATCTTCTGAATTCACTGCACTTCTGCAgtctaaatgaaaatgaaattatttgtatgAAGGATATAAATAAATCATCAGATATAAACACTGGTCCTCTAAACCAG AGTCATCATCCTGGAATGCTTTGTGTCATGAGAGTGTCATCTACATTACCAAGACTCAGaattgattttctctttaatctccTAAGTAAATATGCTATGGGTATAAGGTACACCCTGGACACATGTTTGCATCAGAAGTGCCAGCTTGAGGCcactgatgaagatgatgatgatactaACCAGTCAGTATCTTCCATCGAAGATGACTTTGTCACTGCCTTTGAGCACTTAGAGGATGAAGAGGCTTCAAAGCCATATAATGATG GAATAAACATTACTGCACTAAGGAGCCAGTGTGATGCTGCTTCACAGACTATTTCTGGTCACCGTTTAGAAACCCGTGATTTCAGGGTTCTGGTTGGCTCTGGGTGGCAGAAGTCATTGGCTAAACCTTCTGCTTCTTTAATAAGTATTCTGGGACATAAAGAACTGCCTTCTGTGAAAGCTTCAGTCACGACATCAATTTCTGAGCCTTGGGTCCAAAGGAGTTTCTATAGGTCCTCTGCTGCTTCAGATAAAGATAGCGATGCTGATGTGCAGAAACAGttgttctcttcttctcctgcctACTCGTCTGAATCTGAATGCTCAAGTCCAAGTCCTGTTATTTTCTTGGATGAAGAGGGAtatcaaaaaagtttaaaagcaaaacttgagtTACCTAAAATTCCTGTGATGAAGGATGATATTGAGGATTCAGACTCAGAAGTAAGTGAGTTTTTCGATAGTTTTGATCAGTTTGATGAACTAGAACAAACTTTGGAGTCTGCTTGTCCATTTCTAAAAGATCCTGCCATAGGGAAGCTGTCACACAAGAAAGGGCACAAACATGAAAAATTGTGTTCTGTAACCACTACTATGAATCCTCAGAAATTCAAGTTTGATCGTCCAGCTCTCCCAGCTAATGTTAAGAAGCCAACTCCTCGTAAACCAGAATCCCCTTACAGTCACCTGTGTGATGCTCCAGATTCTCCCCGCCCAGTGAAGGCATCAGGGGAAGACAGTGGTTTGTTTAGCCCTATTCGATCCTCTGCTTTCAGTCCTCTTGGAGGCTGTACCCCTGCTGAATGTTTTTGCCAAACAGATATTGGTGAAGATAGGATTCATGAAAATCATGATTCTGTTTATTATACCTATGAAGATTATGCAGATAGCCTTTCATGTGACGTACTGGGCTCGGTTCTTTATACCCAACATACAAATGCAACATCCAACATTAATAGtattaaaaagggagaaaataaaatggtagcTCTTAAGTGTGGAAGCCTTGATCAAAAaagtaaatctaaaaataaatcctCAGTGATTAAGGATAGCATTCAGAAGTTTGCAGCAGATCTTGTGGAGAAAAGTTTTGGCAGTGCATTTAAAGACTTACAGAAAGGAGTCTTTTCATGTACCAATGCTTTGTGCCAATTAGCCATGAAATTGACATCATCCGTTTTTCAGATGGCATTTAATGAACTGAGAAGGCAGCGTGCGTTTTCGTTGAAAGAACGTGCCATTAGTGGTCTGGCTAACTTTTTGGTGAGTGAAGCTTTTGCAAATGCTCTAAAAGATTTACAGTATGTAAAGAAGCAGATCTTCACAAACACTGTTGCTAGGTTTGCTGCAGATCTTGCTGAAGAACTTGTTTTTGAAGGCATCATGGAAGTGTGTCAGTTTTCGTATCCTCCAACACCTGCATCTCCACAGCGTCGGTCATTTGACTATGAAGACAAAGTAGTGAAGTCCTATGCAAAAGATTTGTCTGAATCTGTAATACAGGAAGCGTTCATTGAGCTGTCTCAGGTTGACGTGACCTTCACAACAAAGGCAGCAGTCAGTGTTTCCACAGATAACATTAAGTATGTGAGTGCAGAAAATGTAGTGCCACCGACACAGACTTCTACATTTTCCCCTACTTTTAATGGTCAAACAATTATGGTGACAAAACCAATACaggaatataaaaaggaatacaCAGTACAACAGGCCTTGTTTTGTACTTCTGGAGTTGTTACTTCTATACCAGTGCCCTTGGCAGGAGGTGCCCTTCTCCCATATCATATTTCATCTAATATGTATCAGGCAAAGTCTCATCCATCATCTGATGATAGTAGTTTGAATGGTGGTTCTACCCAAGCAGGGGTTggcacaaaaaacaaagaagaggagGTAGCTTGTCTCAGGAATATTTGTTTACCTTCAGAACACCATCCGGGTAACCAGAATGATGTTAAACCAACGAATGATGATATTGAAATGGAAAGCTCTTCAAAAGTAACAAGTGATCCTGTGATTATTAGCAATTTTTCTGTGGCAGTGGTGCATGCAATAGTAAATGAAACTTTAGATTCAGTGGCGTCATTCAAAGTTACAAAAACAGTGGATAAACACAAAGATTGTTTAACTAAAACAGTAAAGGGAAAAACCCCTCCTTTTCACTGTGATCAAGCAACACTGCAACAGAGTGAGGCTAGCAAGAAGGACATGTTTGCTGACCGATTATCTAAATCTGTTGTTAAACATTCCATAGACAAAAGCAAATCAGTGATCCCAAATGCAGATAAAAATGGACTCCACAAGGAAGACTTGCCTGTTCCTGGAGATGAGTCACGGTTGACCTCGGAAAATTTCCCCAAGTTTCTTGACGCTCAAGATCATTTAACTCACTGTTCACTTTCAGAAAGAAAGGATTGTGTTCTGGAATGTAAAGGTTATATGGCTCATGGATTTTCTTTAGAGACACTACCACCTTGTCCAACTGCAGCAGGTCAGAAACCTGATTTGAAGGAAACTGCTAAGGACAGATCCGTGAAAAAGCATAGTTTGAATGATACAGCACTTGAGCCCTTGCCTTTGGGGCAGGAGAACCCTTTTGCCCATTCACATAGTTTCTCATCCCCAGTGCTCACATGTGCAGATGGTTTGCACGTGgaagataaacagaaaatcagaGACGGGAATGTGATACCTGATACTCCTCCATCAACTCCTCTAGTCCCATCCCAGGCTGCTTCTGAATGGGATATCAAGAAGTTAACCAAAAAGCTCAAGGGGGAATTAGCAAAAGAATTTGCACCTGCCACACCACCTTCTACACCTCACAACTCGTCTGTTGGCAGTTTGtctgaaaatgaacaaaatactatagaaaaAGAAGAGTTCATGTTGAAACTCATGCGATCTCTCTCAGAAGAAGTTGAAAGTAGTGAAGATGAAGAGCAGCCAGAAGTGGACGTGAAGTCAGAGCCCTCAGGGAAGAAAGTGCAGTTTGCAGATGCGTTAGCAATACACATCATTTCTCTTGCAACCGAGCTGGCAGCTTCCCACttggataataaaataattcaagaacCCAAGGTTAAAAGCCCTTGCTTAAATGTGCAAAGTCAAAGAAGCGTATCACCtacttttttaaattgcttaGATGAAAACTTACAAACATTATGCAATTTTGCAGGTGATATGGCAGCGGAAGTCATTACAGAAGCTGAGAGAATAGCAAAAGTTAGAAGTTGTATGCTTTTCAGGCAGAAGAGGAACAGTTATGTTGATAGTGACCAAGATTATAGATCAGAAGAGAAGACGGATATAGAGGCTGTAGCACACCCAGGAGAAGTAGATTCGTTTATTCTTTCATTACCACCAAGTTCTTGTCTGTCAGGTCTGACATACAAGTATCCCAGCTGCGAAAGTGTGACAGATGAGTACGCAGGTCACGTTATCCAAATACTAAAACAGGAAGGTGGTGATAGTGAGTTAATAATGGACCAGtatgccaatagacttgcttatCGGTCTGTTAAGTCAGGATTACAAGAAGCATCTAAGACAGCCACAATGAAGTGCAACTCAAAAATGTTCCCTGTGCAGAGCTCACAGGTGAAAACCAATGATGAACTGTTACTCTTCTTAAGTAAAGAACACCAGCAAGGAGTagataaaaaaagacaaagtaaaataagtGGAGGTTACCTGCATAAAAACCCGACTTGTGAATGGACACGGGATACGTGCAGAAATGAGTGCTTGGAACTGTATAGTTTTTCCGCCTCTCTCGCTCACAACATTACAAGAGATGTTAAAAGAGAGCTGACGGCATCTGCAGTTGGCTTGCCAAAATCCTTAACAGATTCTTGcctttatgaaaaaaatggaTGCGACGAAGATGCCGAGTCTCACTTCGAGCCAGAATTTCCCGCGTCTCTTCAGCCTTCCTCACAAAATCACAGATTTTCCCACAGCACCGGCAGCTTGAGTGGGCGTGGTTACGGAGAGACTGTTGTTCCAGCTGTAGAACAGTACGCTAGCAAAGTAGTGGATGACGCTttagagctgagttcaggatctGCAGTCTTCCACGTGTCTGAGACCACAAAAGCGGCCGATAGGGTCACTTATGCAGAAAAGTTGTCGCCTCTGGTAAGTCAGACTTGCAGGTATTGTGACGGGAAAGAGCTCCATGACTGCACTGGAAATTCATGTCCACACTTTCCCAGACCAGATTCACTTGCTGGTAGTAAGCCAGTTTCTAATTCAAAATTTAGCAACGTCTACCAGAAATCTAGGGTTTTTCGTCTCGATGTCCCTCAAATTCACATTGATCTTGATAAGAAGACAGTGCTTGCTGAGAAGATAGTTGCAGAAGCGattgaaaaggcagagagagagctgAGCAGTACCAGTTTGGCAGCTGAGAGTGGGATCGGACAGGACGGTGTCATCTTTGCTGAAAGCCTCACTACTGAGATAATGACGTCGGCGATGAGGAATGTTGGTCAGGCCGTTAGCAG tccaaaagaaatagaagactttCGGTCAACTGAGTCTTTTGGTAGCCAGCAGATGAATCTCAGTATTGGTGATGACAGCACTGGTAGCTGGTCCAATTTAAGTTTTGAAGATGAACACCAGGATGAAAGCAGTAGTTTTCATCATCTAAGTGAAAG